Sequence from the Methanobrevibacter arboriphilus genome:
ATAGCTTTATAAAATAAATATAAAAAATAGATATGATACAATTTTAACAAATAATTTTAATATTGATTAGAGAAATATTGACTTGAATAATATTATCTCATCTGAATATTACCTAAACATATCTCCTCAAATGCAGAATGCTTAATATCTGATAATAGTATTATGTTTATTAGTCTACTTATTAAGAATACTGCTACTAATGTTATCATCACATATCGCCAAGGATTAGTATTCTCTTTTTTCTCTTGATTTTCCTCAGCTTCTTTTTTTATTTCATAATAGTGTTTAATTCTCGGACTAGTAAAATATTTTCATCTAAGGTTTCTAAATCTTTATTTAAGGTCTTTTCAAATTATCTTGTCTATTATTGTTGATATTTTTCTGATACTATTTATTAGATTTTTAATATTTAATAAAAAATTAAAAATATTATGGAAAACATAAAATATATTATATAATATAGCAGGAAGTATGTTAAAAAATGAAAATAAATTTAAAAAGAATTGAAGTGGTTTATTCAGATCATAGTTACCAATTTATTGTGGGAAAACCTATAGAAACCATTACAAAAGATATTAAAGAAAATTTTGATCCTAACAAAATAGTTAAATCTCTCGTATTAGAAGATGAAACCCTTAAAATCGTATATGGTGATAATGAAATTAAAACATTATCAATAAAAGATGCATTTAAAGTACATTATGAGAAATAACAATATGATTAATAAATGAAGAATATAAATTTTAAAAACAATGCAAAAGAATAAATAAATAATTATAAGTGAAAATAAGAGAAAAAAGTAGGATTTCAAGTGTAAAAAAATAATGATTATATTAATATTAATAATAATTATATTAATATTAATTTTTTAACAATACAATTCAACAATTTTTATATACTACTTTTATCAAAAATTATAACCATTCAGAAACCATAAAAGCAGGAGGTGAAAATATTAGCAAACCTAAATATGAAATAAACAGCCCCATAATACATAAAATTGGATTTGACCCTATTAAAAAAGTTCTATCAATCCAATTCACTAGTGGAGCTGTTCACAAATTTAATTCAAACATTGGAGAATATAGAAAATTCCTTAATAGTAAGTATCATGATGATTACTATTATGAAAAATTCCATGACAAATTAAAAAAAACAAATTCCAAAAAATAAAAAATCAAATTTAAACAAAAATGAATTCAAAATATAATTCATCATATAAAACCCTAAAAAAAAATTAAAAGTCTAAATGTTCTCTTCCAATAGTACTACTACCCACAAGTTCTGCATTACGACCTGCATCATATAAACATCTTATACCTATCCTCAGATCCCCTTCACGATAAGCATGCTCAGCCACCATATAAATAACCTCTTCACTAATTACACCTCGAGCAAAACCTAATTCACACCTATCACTTAAAATAATATTAATTTCATTTAAAGTGTATGCATCAAAATTAACATTGACAGGTCTAAATATTGTTTCAACACTCTGAGACAATACAAAGTTAATATATCTTCGATTGGTGATTGTTATTAGGCTGATTTTAGCTTTGTGATCTATTTCATGAGCCCTTAGTAAAGTGTACATAACTTTGTTTATTTGATCAATATCATCGCCAGATATTTTATTTGATCCATAGTCATCTAAACAAACTACTAAGACTTTTTCTGTTTTACCAAGATAGTTAACTATCTTATTTTTAAGAATATTGGTTGTTACCCCTGTTTTAACACTTTTTTTATATAATTTATTATAGATCTTTGTCAACATTTGATTTTCTGTTTTATCAAATTCACAATTAATATAAGCAGTTGCTACATTAAATTTATTTTCTATTAATTCAAAATATTTCTTCACAGCTGTTGTTTTACCAGTACCATAAGGACCAGTAATTTCCATATTGGTTGGAGCATGATCATTATTTAATGTTCGGCTATGGTTGATCATAGCTCTTAATTGTTTTTCACGAAATCTTAATATTTCTGGTAAATATTCTAATGTAAATACTTCTGGTTGTTTAAATAATGTTCCTTCTTGTTGGATTACTGCCTCAAATATGTTTTCCACAGTTTTCATAATAATCATCCCTCACTATAAAAATGTATAATGATATTATAAAATACAATTAATCCAAAGGAGCATATGAAAACTAATAAAAAACTTTGAAATTATAAAAAATAAAATAAATATCATTAAAAATAAAATAAAG
This genomic interval carries:
- a CDS encoding AAA family ATPase encodes the protein MKTVENIFEAVIQQEGTLFKQPEVFTLEYLPEILRFREKQLRAMINHSRTLNNDHAPTNMEITGPYGTGKTTAVKKYFELIENKFNVATAYINCEFDKTENQMLTKIYNKLYKKSVKTGVTTNILKNKIVNYLGKTEKVLVVCLDDYGSNKISGDDIDQINKVMYTLLRAHEIDHKAKISLITITNRRYINFVLSQSVETIFRPVNVNFDAYTLNEINIILSDRCELGFARGVISEEVIYMVAEHAYREGDLRIGIRCLYDAGRNAELVGSSTIGREHLDF